The region TTTTTCGGGGGGCCAGTAATTGAAATCTAATTATACATAAAGCAAACTGTTCAAAAGGCATGCCATTATACTGAAAAAATCCAATAAAGAAAAAGGGTGCCGCTATACAAATAATAATCCAAGCCGCCAAATCATCACCAATTACAGGGCGAAGATAAATATAAATAGGAATATTTAACACAATTGCCAATACACCGCATATAGTCTGTCTTAAATTAAGCCCAAAAAACAGCTTTTCACGATAGGCACGTATTTCCTTAGGCACCTTTACTTCAATCATCTTCGCTATCCCCCTTTATGCACCCATAATTTGCTTAGCCCAATTACCCGATTTCAACACAGTAAATAATAATACCGCCGAGCATATCAAATAAGTAATCAAATTACCAAACATGCCAGTGAACGTAGTACCACCAAAAGCCTGAGCCATGCTTACATAAAGACAGCACATCGC is a window of Clostridia bacterium DNA encoding:
- a CDS encoding PrgI family protein, translated to MIEVKVPKEIRAYREKLFFGLNLRQTICGVLAIVLNIPIYIYLRPVIGDDLAAWIIICIAAPFFFIGFFQYNGMPFEQFALCIIRFQLLAPRKRKYKSENLYAILMEAHHRKIAMERKRRESAFYKLTRRFNKRRKLKKYLELK